A window from Kovacikia minuta CCNUW1 encodes these proteins:
- a CDS encoding response regulator: protein MPKKQTTLTVQAQTNLQREHQTPTESLLQEIPEPKRLLLVNNNPEFVTLMQDYLEFLGYEVITAETNLAALETLKSKTPDVVIAEHKHPEVNNGHQLFSRLRQETSPYQQIPIVILADETVSEPDLFLQEHADGYFPIPVEPTELIALLQRILKRSPDDLREKNGFTQPKDL from the coding sequence ATGCCAAAGAAGCAGACAACCCTGACTGTCCAAGCCCAGACCAATCTCCAACGTGAACACCAAACTCCAACGGAATCTCTGCTTCAAGAAATCCCGGAACCCAAGCGACTGTTACTGGTGAATAACAATCCAGAATTTGTGACGCTGATGCAAGATTATCTAGAATTCCTGGGGTACGAGGTAATTACGGCTGAAACAAACCTGGCAGCCCTGGAAACGTTGAAATCCAAAACCCCTGATGTAGTGATTGCTGAACACAAGCACCCTGAAGTGAATAATGGACATCAGCTCTTTTCCAGATTGCGCCAGGAAACCTCTCCGTATCAACAGATCCCGATCGTCATTCTGGCGGATGAAACGGTTAGCGAACCAGACCTGTTCTTGCAGGAGCATGCAGACGGCTATTTCCCGATCCCGGTTGAGCCAACAGAACTGATTGCTTTACTCCAACGCATACTCAAGCGATCGCCGGACGATCTCAGGGAAAAAAATGGGTTTACCCAACCAAAAGACTTGTAA